The Pogona vitticeps strain Pit_001003342236 chromosome 6, PviZW2.1, whole genome shotgun sequence genome contains a region encoding:
- the MOGAT3 gene encoding 2-acylglycerol O-acyltransferase 3 — translation MMALRKHLEALSVFQWVLTFLFFGLFFTSLLTYLLFTSYWFITVLYCMWRIADRDTPEQGGRRSDWMRRWRIWRLHRDYFPIKLVKTAELPPTRNYVLGSHPHGIICAGAFSTFCTEATSFSRTFPGLKAHLALLAGLFHLPVYREYMMSSGMIPVSKRSLDFVLQGGPGHAVVIVVGGASESLDCTPGEQRVHLQGRRGFVRLALQHGADLVPVYSFGENSIFWQVRFPENSCLRRLQLRFKQWTGFAPCLFGGRDLFCSRWWGILPLAVPITVVVGKPIPVPRRPSPTEEEVEHFHQQYVQALRQLFDAHKVSCGLSPSEQLVIT, via the exons ATGATGGCCTTGCGCAAACACCTTGAGGCCCTGAGTGTCTTTCAGTGGGTGCTAACCTTCCTCTTCTTTG gtcttttTTTCACGTCTCTCCTCACCTACCTGCTCTTCACCTCCTACTGGTTCATTACGGTCCTCTACTGCATGTGGCGGATTGCTGACCGGGATACTCCAGAGCAAG GTGGCCGCCGAAGTGACTGGATGAGGCGCTGGAGGATCTGGCGCCTCCACCGGGACTACTTCCCCATCAAG CTGGTGAAGACGGCTGAGCTGCCCCCGACCAGGAACTATGTTCTGGGCTCCCACCCCCACGGCATCATCTGCGCCGGGGCCTTCTCCACCTTCTGCACTGAGGCCACCAGCTTCTCCCGCACCTTCCCCGGCCTTAAGGCCCATCTGGCGTTACTTGCTGGCCTCTTCCACCTCCCTGTCTATCGGGAGTACATGATGAGCTCAG GGATGATCCCTGTCAGCAAGCGGTCCCTGGACTTTGTGCTCCAAGGGGGCCCTGGCCATGCTGTGGTCATCGTTGTGGGTGGAGCATCTGAATCACTGGACTGCACCCCCGGGGAGCAGCGCGTCCATCTTCAGGGGAGGCGAGGCTTCGTGCGCTTGGCGCTGCAGCATGG ggCTGACCTGGTGCCCGTTTACTCTTTTGGGGAGAACAGCATCTTCTGGCAGGTGCGCTTCCCAGAGAACAGCTGCCTCCGTCGGCTTCAGCTCCGCTTCAAGCAATGGACCGGGTTTGCCCCCTGCCTTTTTGGGGGCCGAGACCTCTTCTGCAGCCGCTGGTGGGGGATCCTGCCCCTGGCAGTGCCCATCACTGTTGTGG TGGGGAAGCCGATCCCAGTCCCGCGCCGCCCGAGCCCCACGGAAGAGGAGGTGGAGCACTTCCACCAGCAGTACGTCCAGGCCCTCCGGCAGCTTTTCGACGCCCACAAGGTCAGCTGCGGCCTCTCCCCCTCGGAGCAGCTGGTCATCACCTAG